The Plectropomus leopardus isolate mb chromosome 15, YSFRI_Pleo_2.0, whole genome shotgun sequence genome has a segment encoding these proteins:
- the mcfd2 gene encoding multiple coagulation factor deficiency protein 2 isoform X1 codes for MIAASQLLKQQNCPQSRENLTLFFSRMRSSRCSLQWGGLLLLLSCCLLCVRSQVDPQQHQQPPPPVVESAAHVTGHGHGRLDKDMVQDKDHIMEHLEGVIDKPEKDMSPQELQLHYFKMHDYDGNNLLDGLELATAITHVHKEERGENSQPMKEEDLITLIDDVLKDDDKNNDGYIDYAEFAKSLE; via the exons ATGATTGCTGCCAGCCAGCTACTGAAACAACAGAACTGTCCACAGAGTCGAGAGAATCTAACGCTATTTTTCAG cagaATGAGGAGTAGCAGGTGTAGTCTGCAGTGGGGGggtctgctcctcctcctgtcctgctgtctgctctgtgtccGCTCTCAGGTGGACccacagcagcaccagcagcccCCGCCGCCAGTCGTAGAGAGTGCAGCTCATGTAACCGGCCACGGTCACGGTCGCCTGGACAAAGACATGGTCCAGGACAAAGA CCACATCATGGAGCATTTAGAAGGAGTGATAGACAAACCAGAGAAAGACATGTCCCCCCAGGAGCTTCAGCTGCATTATTTCAAGATGCACGATTATGATGGTAATAACCTGCTGGATGGACTGGAGCTCGCCACAGCTatcacacatgtacacaaagag gagagaggagagaacagCCAGCCGATGAAAGAAGAGGACCTCATCACCCTCATCGATGACGTTCTGAAGGACgatgacaaaaataatgacGGCTACATAGATTATGCAGAGTTTGCCAAATCCCTGGAGTAA
- the mcfd2 gene encoding multiple coagulation factor deficiency protein 2 isoform X2, whose translation MIAASQLLKQQNCPQSRENLTLFFRMRSSRCSLQWGGLLLLLSCCLLCVRSQVDPQQHQQPPPPVVESAAHVTGHGHGRLDKDMVQDKDHIMEHLEGVIDKPEKDMSPQELQLHYFKMHDYDGNNLLDGLELATAITHVHKEERGENSQPMKEEDLITLIDDVLKDDDKNNDGYIDYAEFAKSLE comes from the exons ATGATTGCTGCCAGCCAGCTACTGAAACAACAGAACTGTCCACAGAGTCGAGAGAATCTAACGCTATTTTTCAG aATGAGGAGTAGCAGGTGTAGTCTGCAGTGGGGGggtctgctcctcctcctgtcctgctgtctgctctgtgtccGCTCTCAGGTGGACccacagcagcaccagcagcccCCGCCGCCAGTCGTAGAGAGTGCAGCTCATGTAACCGGCCACGGTCACGGTCGCCTGGACAAAGACATGGTCCAGGACAAAGA CCACATCATGGAGCATTTAGAAGGAGTGATAGACAAACCAGAGAAAGACATGTCCCCCCAGGAGCTTCAGCTGCATTATTTCAAGATGCACGATTATGATGGTAATAACCTGCTGGATGGACTGGAGCTCGCCACAGCTatcacacatgtacacaaagag gagagaggagagaacagCCAGCCGATGAAAGAAGAGGACCTCATCACCCTCATCGATGACGTTCTGAAGGACgatgacaaaaataatgacGGCTACATAGATTATGCAGAGTTTGCCAAATCCCTGGAGTAA